One region of Vitis vinifera cultivar Pinot Noir 40024 chromosome 1, ASM3070453v1 genomic DNA includes:
- the LOC104882088 gene encoding protein PHYTOCHROME-DEPENDENT LATE-FLOWERING isoform X1 — MSVYFKIYRQGKRYMPKQLLMDEDKDAGSCGSQTDDQKKENVTGLPMNEDKDAESSSSQTDDQQKETETGANFVEVGDKVADHSIVPANPKPGVQPLPEDLEVSFALNLFPDGFSVGKAAELLNDVPKMLHPYDRASDKLFSHLQQKLMMILDFACQIKSAYKAIEHGYLPGDFFDDLPCKYVNGALLCEIRDFRNCLVQMEDSTFHVEKSPIVQKALLKMSMENVIKDISSMSDDSWTYKDHLEVESRILKAMQPGLSLNPKQDIFSGESMTKKLNLEIPWNSKKRKLIDTSETGTESSIAPASGVGDTQNDESPPSLAFQDGGASYSQKTIPSSNPHLGENNTLQEAMLPKQYVINHPSSPREPGTLVLSEKDRCKKQTQGPILKKPKEEPVEFSPHQLSVSQSETILAPETQQKEKQLRQSCDSEKILNERLNGEKQSSPKMKDGQQVNLEGIPKLQSGVLAHPVKQESESSKIPRSDIRHNDQKSQMHQLSSVSKINDPANSIQPNDMGKPFAHERIHLQKPLVSTAVGSAPVNVSSSHRDSLLRESSVLGKRKLNSHPEGLSMNIVESLPSIRNMNSVDTSSCPVGNSSSPWPLGTKEDPLLKRFSKIEMVTQRYGLHYRKRKVDKFLDKKPIFKTSLVSYHLDSEDNNLRAGNTDGVLQMRTLNFVRPSHFYKGNEPSVDVSETQTKLVLSKKLKEGTVEGRVLYGQGEVIDSTDFPLESTFVSTHEIDKFAAQFVSLMAREGFFLAGDKIESSPGSTEQGSSSQPPSVSSCATPDVGTVMPPSPTPIPGKTPYMFSSLTRSMQTPKPRQLPSQDFLTGGHLRQRSVNISGATSATGTEEPPSPTLVPGQSAYMFSSVTSSMPVLNPSQLPSQNFLTGAHLLPSRNIQSALQPSANYSSNPLLNNAAQVSPLQLHWQQIINNSVRLQFQMQQRERQQQQLMQSNIMMRGLPAASSNLGMTHLGVGIQGSRNTDLGYLSNFMDIGGPSSVSMGGHVPRFGNLGQVNNLGSNILGFNGSSQIHGGISQPSDAAIARMMVAQSQQRPLLRGVPVQSNAGLAIIERSTDGMARQPPIIHTNSSRMAMHPPILPDQVVYNMSNQQLQMIHRNARMMPMHPPLVPEMVHNFLCQQPPSAQIHQQLHITQLQLQYQRMNPPFPGQSSLQEHSHQHQMNPQLQVHAGNPAVAPESVELSFPRVGSGGGSNESSTMAASDESGDISSEVNTGGI, encoded by the exons ATGAGTGTTTATTTCAAGATTTACAGGCAGGGGAAGAGGTACATGCCCAAGCAGCTACTAATGGACGAGGACAAAGACGCTGGAAGTTGTGGCTCTCAGACTGACGACCAGAAGAAGGAGAATGTGACTGGG CTACCGATGAATGAGGACAAAGACGCTGAAAGTAGTAGCTCTCAGACTGACGACCAGCAGAAGGAGACTGAGACTggg GCTAACTTTGTTGAAGTAGGAGATAAAGTTGCAGATCATTCAATTGTACCTGCCAATCCCAAACCTGGGGTCCAGCCACTTCCTGAAG ATCTTGAGGTGTCTTTTGCACTAAACCTGTTCCCAGATGGCTTTTCTGTTGGAAAAGCTGCTGAG TTGCTCAATGATGTACCTAAGATGTTGCATCCTTATGATAGGGCATCCGATAAACTTTTCTCT CATTTGCAACAGAAATTAATGATGATCCTGGACTTTGCATGTCAGATCAAGAGTGCTTATAAG GCAATTGAGCATGGGTATTTACCTGGAGATTTTTTTGATGACCTGCCATGCAAATATGTCAATGGAGCTCTTCTGTGTGAG ATTCGAGATTTTCGTAATTGTTTGGTCCAGATGGAAGATAGCACTTTTCATGTGGAAAAATCTCCAATTGTTCAGAAAGCTCTCTTAAAGATGTCCATGGAGAATGTTATTAAGGATATATCATCAATGTCAGATGATTCTTGGACTTACAAAGATCATTTG GAAGTTGAGTCCCGCATTCTTAAGGCTATGCAACCTGGTCTTAGTTTGAATCCAAAGCAGGACATCTTTAGTGGAGAATCCATGACTAAAAAG CTCAATTTGGAAATTCCATGGAACTCGAAAAAGAGGAAGCTGATTGATACATCAGAAACCGGCACAGAGTCCAGTATTGCACCTGCATCTGGGGTTGGCGATACCCAGAATGATGAGTCCCCCCCAAGTCTAGCATTTCAAGATGGAGGAGCATCATATTCCCAGAAGACCATCCCAAGCTCTAATCCTCATTTAGGAGAGAACAATACTTTGCAAGAGGCCATGTTACCAAAACAATATGTTATTAACCATCCTAGCAGTCCAAGAGAACCCGGTACCTTGGTTCTCAGTGAGAAGGACAGATGCAAAAAACAAACCCAAGGTCCCATCCTCAAGAAACCCAAGGAAGAGCCAGTGGAATTTTCTCCGCACCAGCTTTCAGTAAGCCAATCTGAAACCATTCTTGCACCAGAAACACAGCAGAAGGAGAAACAATTACGGCAGAGTTGTGATTCTGAAAAAATTCTAAATGAAAGACTTAATGGAGAAAAGCAGTCCTCTCCGAAAATGAAAGATGGTCAGCAGGTAAATCTTGAAGGTATCCCAAAGTTGCAATCTGGAGTACTCGCACATCCAGTGAAACAAGAATCTGAAAGCAGTAAGATTCCCAGGTCAGATATTAGACATAATGACCAGAAATCACAGATGCACCAGTTGTCCTCAGTGTCAAAGATCAATGATCCTGCTAATTCAATCCAGCCGAATGATATGGGTAAGCCTTTTGCACATGAGAGGATACATTTGCAGAAGCCTCTGGTTTCTACTGCTGTTGGAAGTGCACCTGTGAATGTGAGTTCCAGTCATAGAGATTCTTTGTTGAGAGAGTCGTCTGTACTTGGAAAGCGAAAGTTAAATTCCCATCCTGAAGGCTTGAGTATGAATATAGTTGAATCTCTTCCAAGCATCAGAAATATGAATTCAGTCGACACAAGTAGCTGTCCAGTGGGGAATTCTTCCTCACCATGGCCTTTAGGAACTAAAGAGGACCCTCTTCTTAAgaggttttcaaaaattgaaatggtgACACAGAG GTATGGACTGCATTATAGGAAGCGAAAAGTGGACAAGTTTTTGGACAAGAAACCAATTTTTAAGACTTCACTGGTCTCTTACCACTTAGATTCTGAGGATAACAACTTGAGAGCTGGTAATACTGATGGTGTCTTGCAGATGCGGACATTAAATTTTGTGCGTCCATCTCATTTTTATAAAG GTAATGAGCCTTCTGTTGATGTTAGTGAGACTCAGACCAAACTGGTCTTATCAAAGAAGCTCAAGGAGGGAACAGTGGAAGGACGGGTGCTGTATGGACAAGGGGAAGTGATTGATTCCACTGATTTTCCCTTAGAATCAACATTTGTAAGCACA CATGAGATAGACAAATTTGCTGCTCAGTTTGTTTCACTG ATGGCACGTGAAGGATTCTTTTTAGCTGGTGATAAGATAGAATCTTCTCCTGGCAGTACTGAGCAGGGCTCTAGCAGTCAACCGCCAAGTGTTAGTAGTTGTGCTACTCCAGATGTTGGAACAGTTATGCCACCTTCCCCAACCCCTATCCCAGGGAAAACTCCTTACATGTTCAGTTCCTTGACCAGAAGCATGCAAACCCCTAAACCCAGGCAATTACCATCTCAAGATTTTCTAACTGGTGGCCACTTGCGACAGCGAAGTGTTAATATCAGTGGTGCTACTTCAGCAACTGGGACAGAGGAGCCACCTTCCCCAACTCTAGTCCCAGGGCAGTCTGCTTACATGTTCAGTTCTGTAACCAGCAGCATGCCAGTCCTTAACCCCAGTCAATTACcatctcaaaattttctcaCAGGAGCCCATTTGCTCCCTTCTAGAAACATTCAGTCAGCTCTGCAGCCCTCAGCCAATTATTCATCCAATCCACTGCTCAACAATGCTGCACAAGTCAGTCCCTTGCAGTTGCATTGGCAGCAGATTATCAATAATAGTGTCCGGTTACAGTTTCAGATGCAACAAAGAGAACGCCAGCAACAGCAACTTATGCAGAGCAACATTATGATGAGAGGACTGCCTGCTGCATCTAGTAATTTGGGCATGACGCATCTGGGTGTTGGTATCCAGGGGTCTAGAAATACTGATCTTGGTTACTTAAGTAATTTCATGGACATTGGGGGTCCATCATCTGTGTCCATGGGAGGACATGTCCCCAGATTTGGAAATTTGGGTCAGGTTAATAATCTTGGCAGCAATATTTTGGGTTTCAATGGAAGTAGTCAGATTCATGGTGGGATTTCTCAACCTTCAGATGCTGCTATTGCACGGATGATGGTAGCACAAAGTCAACAGAGACCACTGCTGAGAGGAGTTCCAGTCCAGAGCAATGCTGGTCTAGCAATAATTGAGAGATCAACCGATGGCATGGCCAGACAGCCACCAATAATCCATACAAATAGTAGTAGGATGGCAATGCATCCACCTATTCTTCCTGATCAAGTAGTTTATAACATGTCCAATCAGCAACTGCAGATGATTCATAGAAATGCCAGGATGATGCCAATGCACCCACCACTTGTTCCGGAGATGGTACATAATTTTTTGTGCCAGCAGCCACCATCAGCGCAAATACATCAACAACTACATATTACACAACTGCAGCTGCAATACCAGAGAATGAACCCACCATTCCCGGGCCAATCTAGTTTGCAAGAACATAGCCATCAGCATCAAATGAATCCGCAGCTGCAAGTGCATGCAGGCAACCCAGCTGTTGCTCCAGAAAGTGTTGAGCTGAGCTTCCCACGTGTTGGGTCTGGGGGTGGTAGCAATGAGAGCTCAACCATGGCGGCTTCTGATGAGTCGGGAGATATCAGTAGTGAGGTCAATACTGGTGGGATATGA
- the LOC104882088 gene encoding protein PHYTOCHROME-DEPENDENT LATE-FLOWERING isoform X2 yields the protein MSVYFKIYRQGKRYMPKQLLMDEDKDAGSCGSQTDDQKKENVTGLPMNEDKDAESSSSQTDDQQKETETGANFVEVGDKVADHSIVPANPKPGVQPLPEDLEVSFALNLFPDGFSVGKAAELLNDVPKMLHPYDRASDKLFSHLQQKLMMILDFACQIKSAYKAIEHGYLPGDFFDDLPCKYVNGALLCEIRDFRNCLVQMEDSTFHVEKSPIVQKALLKMSMENVIKDISSMSDDSWTYKDHLEVESRILKAMQPGLSLNPKQDIFSGESMTKKLNLEIPWNSKKRKLIDTSETGTESSIAPASGVGDTQNDESPPSLAFQDGGASYSQKTIPSSNPHLGENNTLQEAMLPKQYVINHPSSPREPGTLVLSEKDRCKKQTQGPILKKPKEEPVEFSPHQLSVSQSETILAPETQQKEKQLRQSCDSEKILNERLNGEKQSSPKMKDGQQVNLEGIPKLQSGVLAHPVKQESESSKIPRSDIRHNDQKSQMHQLSSVSKINDPANSIQPNDMGKPFAHERIHLQKPLVSTAVGSAPVNVSSSHRDSLLRESSVLGKRKLNSHPEGLSMNIVESLPSIRNMNSVDTSSCPVGNSSSPWPLGTKEDPLLKRFSKIEMVTQRYGLHYRKRKVDKFLDKKPIFKTSLVSYHLDSEDNNLRAGNTDGVLQMRTLNFVRPSHFYKGNEPSVDVSETQTKLVLSKKLKEGTVEGRVLYGQGEVIDSTDFPLESTFHEIDKFAAQFVSLMAREGFFLAGDKIESSPGSTEQGSSSQPPSVSSCATPDVGTVMPPSPTPIPGKTPYMFSSLTRSMQTPKPRQLPSQDFLTGGHLRQRSVNISGATSATGTEEPPSPTLVPGQSAYMFSSVTSSMPVLNPSQLPSQNFLTGAHLLPSRNIQSALQPSANYSSNPLLNNAAQVSPLQLHWQQIINNSVRLQFQMQQRERQQQQLMQSNIMMRGLPAASSNLGMTHLGVGIQGSRNTDLGYLSNFMDIGGPSSVSMGGHVPRFGNLGQVNNLGSNILGFNGSSQIHGGISQPSDAAIARMMVAQSQQRPLLRGVPVQSNAGLAIIERSTDGMARQPPIIHTNSSRMAMHPPILPDQVVYNMSNQQLQMIHRNARMMPMHPPLVPEMVHNFLCQQPPSAQIHQQLHITQLQLQYQRMNPPFPGQSSLQEHSHQHQMNPQLQVHAGNPAVAPESVELSFPRVGSGGGSNESSTMAASDESGDISSEVNTGGI from the exons ATGAGTGTTTATTTCAAGATTTACAGGCAGGGGAAGAGGTACATGCCCAAGCAGCTACTAATGGACGAGGACAAAGACGCTGGAAGTTGTGGCTCTCAGACTGACGACCAGAAGAAGGAGAATGTGACTGGG CTACCGATGAATGAGGACAAAGACGCTGAAAGTAGTAGCTCTCAGACTGACGACCAGCAGAAGGAGACTGAGACTggg GCTAACTTTGTTGAAGTAGGAGATAAAGTTGCAGATCATTCAATTGTACCTGCCAATCCCAAACCTGGGGTCCAGCCACTTCCTGAAG ATCTTGAGGTGTCTTTTGCACTAAACCTGTTCCCAGATGGCTTTTCTGTTGGAAAAGCTGCTGAG TTGCTCAATGATGTACCTAAGATGTTGCATCCTTATGATAGGGCATCCGATAAACTTTTCTCT CATTTGCAACAGAAATTAATGATGATCCTGGACTTTGCATGTCAGATCAAGAGTGCTTATAAG GCAATTGAGCATGGGTATTTACCTGGAGATTTTTTTGATGACCTGCCATGCAAATATGTCAATGGAGCTCTTCTGTGTGAG ATTCGAGATTTTCGTAATTGTTTGGTCCAGATGGAAGATAGCACTTTTCATGTGGAAAAATCTCCAATTGTTCAGAAAGCTCTCTTAAAGATGTCCATGGAGAATGTTATTAAGGATATATCATCAATGTCAGATGATTCTTGGACTTACAAAGATCATTTG GAAGTTGAGTCCCGCATTCTTAAGGCTATGCAACCTGGTCTTAGTTTGAATCCAAAGCAGGACATCTTTAGTGGAGAATCCATGACTAAAAAG CTCAATTTGGAAATTCCATGGAACTCGAAAAAGAGGAAGCTGATTGATACATCAGAAACCGGCACAGAGTCCAGTATTGCACCTGCATCTGGGGTTGGCGATACCCAGAATGATGAGTCCCCCCCAAGTCTAGCATTTCAAGATGGAGGAGCATCATATTCCCAGAAGACCATCCCAAGCTCTAATCCTCATTTAGGAGAGAACAATACTTTGCAAGAGGCCATGTTACCAAAACAATATGTTATTAACCATCCTAGCAGTCCAAGAGAACCCGGTACCTTGGTTCTCAGTGAGAAGGACAGATGCAAAAAACAAACCCAAGGTCCCATCCTCAAGAAACCCAAGGAAGAGCCAGTGGAATTTTCTCCGCACCAGCTTTCAGTAAGCCAATCTGAAACCATTCTTGCACCAGAAACACAGCAGAAGGAGAAACAATTACGGCAGAGTTGTGATTCTGAAAAAATTCTAAATGAAAGACTTAATGGAGAAAAGCAGTCCTCTCCGAAAATGAAAGATGGTCAGCAGGTAAATCTTGAAGGTATCCCAAAGTTGCAATCTGGAGTACTCGCACATCCAGTGAAACAAGAATCTGAAAGCAGTAAGATTCCCAGGTCAGATATTAGACATAATGACCAGAAATCACAGATGCACCAGTTGTCCTCAGTGTCAAAGATCAATGATCCTGCTAATTCAATCCAGCCGAATGATATGGGTAAGCCTTTTGCACATGAGAGGATACATTTGCAGAAGCCTCTGGTTTCTACTGCTGTTGGAAGTGCACCTGTGAATGTGAGTTCCAGTCATAGAGATTCTTTGTTGAGAGAGTCGTCTGTACTTGGAAAGCGAAAGTTAAATTCCCATCCTGAAGGCTTGAGTATGAATATAGTTGAATCTCTTCCAAGCATCAGAAATATGAATTCAGTCGACACAAGTAGCTGTCCAGTGGGGAATTCTTCCTCACCATGGCCTTTAGGAACTAAAGAGGACCCTCTTCTTAAgaggttttcaaaaattgaaatggtgACACAGAG GTATGGACTGCATTATAGGAAGCGAAAAGTGGACAAGTTTTTGGACAAGAAACCAATTTTTAAGACTTCACTGGTCTCTTACCACTTAGATTCTGAGGATAACAACTTGAGAGCTGGTAATACTGATGGTGTCTTGCAGATGCGGACATTAAATTTTGTGCGTCCATCTCATTTTTATAAAG GTAATGAGCCTTCTGTTGATGTTAGTGAGACTCAGACCAAACTGGTCTTATCAAAGAAGCTCAAGGAGGGAACAGTGGAAGGACGGGTGCTGTATGGACAAGGGGAAGTGATTGATTCCACTGATTTTCCCTTAGAATCAACATTT CATGAGATAGACAAATTTGCTGCTCAGTTTGTTTCACTG ATGGCACGTGAAGGATTCTTTTTAGCTGGTGATAAGATAGAATCTTCTCCTGGCAGTACTGAGCAGGGCTCTAGCAGTCAACCGCCAAGTGTTAGTAGTTGTGCTACTCCAGATGTTGGAACAGTTATGCCACCTTCCCCAACCCCTATCCCAGGGAAAACTCCTTACATGTTCAGTTCCTTGACCAGAAGCATGCAAACCCCTAAACCCAGGCAATTACCATCTCAAGATTTTCTAACTGGTGGCCACTTGCGACAGCGAAGTGTTAATATCAGTGGTGCTACTTCAGCAACTGGGACAGAGGAGCCACCTTCCCCAACTCTAGTCCCAGGGCAGTCTGCTTACATGTTCAGTTCTGTAACCAGCAGCATGCCAGTCCTTAACCCCAGTCAATTACcatctcaaaattttctcaCAGGAGCCCATTTGCTCCCTTCTAGAAACATTCAGTCAGCTCTGCAGCCCTCAGCCAATTATTCATCCAATCCACTGCTCAACAATGCTGCACAAGTCAGTCCCTTGCAGTTGCATTGGCAGCAGATTATCAATAATAGTGTCCGGTTACAGTTTCAGATGCAACAAAGAGAACGCCAGCAACAGCAACTTATGCAGAGCAACATTATGATGAGAGGACTGCCTGCTGCATCTAGTAATTTGGGCATGACGCATCTGGGTGTTGGTATCCAGGGGTCTAGAAATACTGATCTTGGTTACTTAAGTAATTTCATGGACATTGGGGGTCCATCATCTGTGTCCATGGGAGGACATGTCCCCAGATTTGGAAATTTGGGTCAGGTTAATAATCTTGGCAGCAATATTTTGGGTTTCAATGGAAGTAGTCAGATTCATGGTGGGATTTCTCAACCTTCAGATGCTGCTATTGCACGGATGATGGTAGCACAAAGTCAACAGAGACCACTGCTGAGAGGAGTTCCAGTCCAGAGCAATGCTGGTCTAGCAATAATTGAGAGATCAACCGATGGCATGGCCAGACAGCCACCAATAATCCATACAAATAGTAGTAGGATGGCAATGCATCCACCTATTCTTCCTGATCAAGTAGTTTATAACATGTCCAATCAGCAACTGCAGATGATTCATAGAAATGCCAGGATGATGCCAATGCACCCACCACTTGTTCCGGAGATGGTACATAATTTTTTGTGCCAGCAGCCACCATCAGCGCAAATACATCAACAACTACATATTACACAACTGCAGCTGCAATACCAGAGAATGAACCCACCATTCCCGGGCCAATCTAGTTTGCAAGAACATAGCCATCAGCATCAAATGAATCCGCAGCTGCAAGTGCATGCAGGCAACCCAGCTGTTGCTCCAGAAAGTGTTGAGCTGAGCTTCCCACGTGTTGGGTCTGGGGGTGGTAGCAATGAGAGCTCAACCATGGCGGCTTCTGATGAGTCGGGAGATATCAGTAGTGAGGTCAATACTGGTGGGATATGA
- the LOC104882088 gene encoding protein PHYTOCHROME-DEPENDENT LATE-FLOWERING isoform X3 gives MSVYFKIYRQGKRYMPKQLLMDEDKDAGSCGSQTDDQKKENVTGLPMNEDKDAESSSSQTDDQQKETETGANFVEVGDKVADHSIVPANPKPGVQPLPEDLEVSFALNLFPDGFSVGKAAELLNDVPKMLHPYDRASDKLFSAIEHGYLPGDFFDDLPCKYVNGALLCEIRDFRNCLVQMEDSTFHVEKSPIVQKALLKMSMENVIKDISSMSDDSWTYKDHLEVESRILKAMQPGLSLNPKQDIFSGESMTKKLNLEIPWNSKKRKLIDTSETGTESSIAPASGVGDTQNDESPPSLAFQDGGASYSQKTIPSSNPHLGENNTLQEAMLPKQYVINHPSSPREPGTLVLSEKDRCKKQTQGPILKKPKEEPVEFSPHQLSVSQSETILAPETQQKEKQLRQSCDSEKILNERLNGEKQSSPKMKDGQQVNLEGIPKLQSGVLAHPVKQESESSKIPRSDIRHNDQKSQMHQLSSVSKINDPANSIQPNDMGKPFAHERIHLQKPLVSTAVGSAPVNVSSSHRDSLLRESSVLGKRKLNSHPEGLSMNIVESLPSIRNMNSVDTSSCPVGNSSSPWPLGTKEDPLLKRFSKIEMVTQRYGLHYRKRKVDKFLDKKPIFKTSLVSYHLDSEDNNLRAGNTDGVLQMRTLNFVRPSHFYKGNEPSVDVSETQTKLVLSKKLKEGTVEGRVLYGQGEVIDSTDFPLESTFVSTHEIDKFAAQFVSLMAREGFFLAGDKIESSPGSTEQGSSSQPPSVSSCATPDVGTVMPPSPTPIPGKTPYMFSSLTRSMQTPKPRQLPSQDFLTGGHLRQRSVNISGATSATGTEEPPSPTLVPGQSAYMFSSVTSSMPVLNPSQLPSQNFLTGAHLLPSRNIQSALQPSANYSSNPLLNNAAQVSPLQLHWQQIINNSVRLQFQMQQRERQQQQLMQSNIMMRGLPAASSNLGMTHLGVGIQGSRNTDLGYLSNFMDIGGPSSVSMGGHVPRFGNLGQVNNLGSNILGFNGSSQIHGGISQPSDAAIARMMVAQSQQRPLLRGVPVQSNAGLAIIERSTDGMARQPPIIHTNSSRMAMHPPILPDQVVYNMSNQQLQMIHRNARMMPMHPPLVPEMVHNFLCQQPPSAQIHQQLHITQLQLQYQRMNPPFPGQSSLQEHSHQHQMNPQLQVHAGNPAVAPESVELSFPRVGSGGGSNESSTMAASDESGDISSEVNTGGI, from the exons ATGAGTGTTTATTTCAAGATTTACAGGCAGGGGAAGAGGTACATGCCCAAGCAGCTACTAATGGACGAGGACAAAGACGCTGGAAGTTGTGGCTCTCAGACTGACGACCAGAAGAAGGAGAATGTGACTGGG CTACCGATGAATGAGGACAAAGACGCTGAAAGTAGTAGCTCTCAGACTGACGACCAGCAGAAGGAGACTGAGACTggg GCTAACTTTGTTGAAGTAGGAGATAAAGTTGCAGATCATTCAATTGTACCTGCCAATCCCAAACCTGGGGTCCAGCCACTTCCTGAAG ATCTTGAGGTGTCTTTTGCACTAAACCTGTTCCCAGATGGCTTTTCTGTTGGAAAAGCTGCTGAG TTGCTCAATGATGTACCTAAGATGTTGCATCCTTATGATAGGGCATCCGATAAACTTTTCTCT GCAATTGAGCATGGGTATTTACCTGGAGATTTTTTTGATGACCTGCCATGCAAATATGTCAATGGAGCTCTTCTGTGTGAG ATTCGAGATTTTCGTAATTGTTTGGTCCAGATGGAAGATAGCACTTTTCATGTGGAAAAATCTCCAATTGTTCAGAAAGCTCTCTTAAAGATGTCCATGGAGAATGTTATTAAGGATATATCATCAATGTCAGATGATTCTTGGACTTACAAAGATCATTTG GAAGTTGAGTCCCGCATTCTTAAGGCTATGCAACCTGGTCTTAGTTTGAATCCAAAGCAGGACATCTTTAGTGGAGAATCCATGACTAAAAAG CTCAATTTGGAAATTCCATGGAACTCGAAAAAGAGGAAGCTGATTGATACATCAGAAACCGGCACAGAGTCCAGTATTGCACCTGCATCTGGGGTTGGCGATACCCAGAATGATGAGTCCCCCCCAAGTCTAGCATTTCAAGATGGAGGAGCATCATATTCCCAGAAGACCATCCCAAGCTCTAATCCTCATTTAGGAGAGAACAATACTTTGCAAGAGGCCATGTTACCAAAACAATATGTTATTAACCATCCTAGCAGTCCAAGAGAACCCGGTACCTTGGTTCTCAGTGAGAAGGACAGATGCAAAAAACAAACCCAAGGTCCCATCCTCAAGAAACCCAAGGAAGAGCCAGTGGAATTTTCTCCGCACCAGCTTTCAGTAAGCCAATCTGAAACCATTCTTGCACCAGAAACACAGCAGAAGGAGAAACAATTACGGCAGAGTTGTGATTCTGAAAAAATTCTAAATGAAAGACTTAATGGAGAAAAGCAGTCCTCTCCGAAAATGAAAGATGGTCAGCAGGTAAATCTTGAAGGTATCCCAAAGTTGCAATCTGGAGTACTCGCACATCCAGTGAAACAAGAATCTGAAAGCAGTAAGATTCCCAGGTCAGATATTAGACATAATGACCAGAAATCACAGATGCACCAGTTGTCCTCAGTGTCAAAGATCAATGATCCTGCTAATTCAATCCAGCCGAATGATATGGGTAAGCCTTTTGCACATGAGAGGATACATTTGCAGAAGCCTCTGGTTTCTACTGCTGTTGGAAGTGCACCTGTGAATGTGAGTTCCAGTCATAGAGATTCTTTGTTGAGAGAGTCGTCTGTACTTGGAAAGCGAAAGTTAAATTCCCATCCTGAAGGCTTGAGTATGAATATAGTTGAATCTCTTCCAAGCATCAGAAATATGAATTCAGTCGACACAAGTAGCTGTCCAGTGGGGAATTCTTCCTCACCATGGCCTTTAGGAACTAAAGAGGACCCTCTTCTTAAgaggttttcaaaaattgaaatggtgACACAGAG GTATGGACTGCATTATAGGAAGCGAAAAGTGGACAAGTTTTTGGACAAGAAACCAATTTTTAAGACTTCACTGGTCTCTTACCACTTAGATTCTGAGGATAACAACTTGAGAGCTGGTAATACTGATGGTGTCTTGCAGATGCGGACATTAAATTTTGTGCGTCCATCTCATTTTTATAAAG GTAATGAGCCTTCTGTTGATGTTAGTGAGACTCAGACCAAACTGGTCTTATCAAAGAAGCTCAAGGAGGGAACAGTGGAAGGACGGGTGCTGTATGGACAAGGGGAAGTGATTGATTCCACTGATTTTCCCTTAGAATCAACATTTGTAAGCACA CATGAGATAGACAAATTTGCTGCTCAGTTTGTTTCACTG ATGGCACGTGAAGGATTCTTTTTAGCTGGTGATAAGATAGAATCTTCTCCTGGCAGTACTGAGCAGGGCTCTAGCAGTCAACCGCCAAGTGTTAGTAGTTGTGCTACTCCAGATGTTGGAACAGTTATGCCACCTTCCCCAACCCCTATCCCAGGGAAAACTCCTTACATGTTCAGTTCCTTGACCAGAAGCATGCAAACCCCTAAACCCAGGCAATTACCATCTCAAGATTTTCTAACTGGTGGCCACTTGCGACAGCGAAGTGTTAATATCAGTGGTGCTACTTCAGCAACTGGGACAGAGGAGCCACCTTCCCCAACTCTAGTCCCAGGGCAGTCTGCTTACATGTTCAGTTCTGTAACCAGCAGCATGCCAGTCCTTAACCCCAGTCAATTACcatctcaaaattttctcaCAGGAGCCCATTTGCTCCCTTCTAGAAACATTCAGTCAGCTCTGCAGCCCTCAGCCAATTATTCATCCAATCCACTGCTCAACAATGCTGCACAAGTCAGTCCCTTGCAGTTGCATTGGCAGCAGATTATCAATAATAGTGTCCGGTTACAGTTTCAGATGCAACAAAGAGAACGCCAGCAACAGCAACTTATGCAGAGCAACATTATGATGAGAGGACTGCCTGCTGCATCTAGTAATTTGGGCATGACGCATCTGGGTGTTGGTATCCAGGGGTCTAGAAATACTGATCTTGGTTACTTAAGTAATTTCATGGACATTGGGGGTCCATCATCTGTGTCCATGGGAGGACATGTCCCCAGATTTGGAAATTTGGGTCAGGTTAATAATCTTGGCAGCAATATTTTGGGTTTCAATGGAAGTAGTCAGATTCATGGTGGGATTTCTCAACCTTCAGATGCTGCTATTGCACGGATGATGGTAGCACAAAGTCAACAGAGACCACTGCTGAGAGGAGTTCCAGTCCAGAGCAATGCTGGTCTAGCAATAATTGAGAGATCAACCGATGGCATGGCCAGACAGCCACCAATAATCCATACAAATAGTAGTAGGATGGCAATGCATCCACCTATTCTTCCTGATCAAGTAGTTTATAACATGTCCAATCAGCAACTGCAGATGATTCATAGAAATGCCAGGATGATGCCAATGCACCCACCACTTGTTCCGGAGATGGTACATAATTTTTTGTGCCAGCAGCCACCATCAGCGCAAATACATCAACAACTACATATTACACAACTGCAGCTGCAATACCAGAGAATGAACCCACCATTCCCGGGCCAATCTAGTTTGCAAGAACATAGCCATCAGCATCAAATGAATCCGCAGCTGCAAGTGCATGCAGGCAACCCAGCTGTTGCTCCAGAAAGTGTTGAGCTGAGCTTCCCACGTGTTGGGTCTGGGGGTGGTAGCAATGAGAGCTCAACCATGGCGGCTTCTGATGAGTCGGGAGATATCAGTAGTGAGGTCAATACTGGTGGGATATGA